Proteins encoded together in one Penaeus vannamei isolate JL-2024 chromosome 41, ASM4276789v1, whole genome shotgun sequence window:
- the LOC113813944 gene encoding facilitated trehalose transporter Tret1: protein MQRSTVVVTLQPAFHPLAWARRGPTGADEVLAGVYWMRAGEGDPSPYGWVPLVAMMLFLVGSSFGVNPVPHILANEYFPTWVRSQASSICISISTMASFVALQVYTPMQDGLTQAGMYGFYAAVCAIGIPYTYFFIRETKGEQIG from the exons GCCAGCGTTCCACCCCCTGGCATGGGCGAGGCGAGGGCCGACAGGGGCGGACGAGGTCCTGGCGGGGGTGTACTGGATGCGAGCGGGGGAGGGTGACCCCAGCCCCTACGGGTGGGTCCCCCTGGTGGCCATGATGCTGTTCCTCGTCGGGTCCTCCTTCGGCGTGAATCCCGTTCCTCATATTCTGGCCAACGAGTACTTCCCGACGTGGGTTCGGTCCCAG GCGAGCAGCATATGCATTTCTATAAGTACGATGGCCAGTTTCGTGGCGCTGCAAGTCTACACTCCGATGCAGGACGGACTAACGCAAGCTGGGATGTATGGATTCTACGCCGCTGTGTGTGCGATCGGAATCCCTTATACTTACTTCTTCATAAGGGAAACGAAAGGGGAGCAGATAGGATAG